Part of the Sulfobacillus acidophilus DSM 10332 genome, CACCGCTAGAGAACGCGGCAAGACCCGACAGCTCACCGGGGTTTCTTGCCAGATCTCACCGTCGATGTTAAGCGGCATGGTCGGTTCGGTCCGGATATGGACCCGGGAGGTCTGATGATATCGGGCTTCCCGGGCTGTTAGGAGGTGTCCGGAAACCAACCGGATACCCACAGCCAACATGGAACCCCAAGCGGGCCCCCCCAGACGAAAAACCTCTAATAAGCCGTCTTGGGCTGATGAGGCGGGAGAAGCGGCAATGCCGGCCGCAATGGTACGGCCGTTCACCACGACTAATTGGCGCGTGTGAAAGTGCTCGACAAAATCAGGGTAGGCGAGTTCCACCCGAAACGGTGGCGTCCGCCGGAGCGCTTGATGAAACTCCATGACCCAGGCGCCATAGCCGAAGCGGCTCTTGGCCTCACGGGTCAACATTTCCACTAACCGTTCGCTGACGCCCAGGGTCAAGGTGTTTAAAAAGACTTTCGTCCCGGCCGGAGTTTCCGCGAGTCCGAGATCCAGCCGGACAACGCTTCCCTGCGCCAGAAAATCTATTTGTTGTTCAAGCCCCGCCGGCAATCCCAAACCGTGCCAAAAGGTGTTGCCCGTCCCTAACGGTAATACGCCCAAAATACCGGGTGTCGAGTGAAGGACGTCGGCAGCCGACGATAACGTGCCGTCACCGCCGCCGATGACAAAGCGGCGCACGCCGTCCTCAAGCCCTTCTCGGATGTGGCGAATCATATCCGCCGGACTTGTCACCAAATGAGCTCCCACTAAACGGACTCGTGCCGCCAAGGCACTGTGCACCGAAGAAA contains:
- a CDS encoding diacylglycerol kinase catalytic region (PFAM: Diacylglycerol kinase catalytic domain~TIGRFAM: lipid kinase, YegS/Rv2252/BmrU family~COGs: COG1597 Sphingosine kinase~InterPro IPR001206~KEGG: sur:STAUR_1177 hypothetical protein~PFAM: Diacylglycerol kinase, catalytic region~SMART: Diacylglycerol kinase, catalytic region~SPTR: Conserved uncharacterized protein) translates to MVMKSESASRVNPDIPTLLLVNGNARRGQDAFSSVHSALAARVRLVGAHLVTSPADMIRHIREGLEDGVRRFVIGGGDGTLSSAADVLHSTPGILGVLPLGTGNTFWHGLGLPAGLEQQIDFLAQGSVVRLDLGLAETPAGTKVFLNTLTLGVSERLVEMLTREAKSRFGYGAWVMEFHQALRRTPPFRVELAYPDFVEHFHTRQLVVVNGRTIAAGIAASPASSAQDGLLEVFRLGGPAWGSMLAVGIRLVSGHLLTAREARYHQTSRVHIRTEPTMPLNIDGEIWQETPVSCRVLPRSLAVIAPAIDEDRPRRWPVVMRTIGPGHRLFSHAQPPGAPSLDDLSPPPA